The following proteins are co-located in the Colletotrichum lupini chromosome 4, complete sequence genome:
- a CDS encoding cell wall protein, producing the protein MKFTTEITLLTLAMGVFAEPPTKVVAERDLATIQGVIQQVGNSLKDLNKAVEGFNGDLSGLAGAAGAFTNTLNQGTQQVMGTSEITLNEALQLQQFVSGLQSDGNALTKNLEKKKPEFEKASLCGIISSQVGSVGDGAKKLIDTVVTKVPQSVQSVASQLAGSFATTLSSTQQSFAAGNCTNANGMGGGGNGTSNNGTPKTSSPAKASAATLSVGLGSIAAAAFAVMLL; encoded by the coding sequence ATGAAGTTCACTACCGAGATCACTCTCCTCACTCTGGCTATGGGCGTCTTCGCCGAGCCTCCCACCAAGGTCGTCGCCGAGCGTGACTTGGCCACCATTCAGGGTGTTATCCAACAAGTCGGCAACTCACTGAAGGACCTCAACAAGGCTGTGGAGGGCTTCAACGGCGACCTCAGCGGCCTCGCCGGTGCTGCTGGCGCCTTCACCAACACCCTCAACCAGGGAACCCAGCAGGTTATGGGCACGAGCGAGATCACCCTCAACGAGGCCCTCCAGCTCCAGCAGTTTGTCTCTGGACTTCAGAGCGACGGCAACGCCCTTACCAAGAAcctcgagaagaagaagcccgAATTCGAGAAGGCCAGCCTTTGCGGTATCATCTCCTCACAAGTCGGCTCCGTTGGCGATGGCGCCAAGAAGCTCATCGATACCGTCGTCACAAAGGTTCCTCAGAGTGTTCAGTCCGTTGCCAGCCAACTTGCCGGCAGCTTCGCCACAACACTCTCATCAACCCAGCAGTCATTCGCCGCAGGCAACTGCACCAACGCAAACGGCATGGGTGGCGGCGGCAACGGAACCTCCAACAACGGTACACCCAAGACTTCCTCCCCCGCCAAGGCCAGCGCTGCTACCCTCTCCGTCGGCCTCGGCTCTATCGCCGCGGCGGCGTTTGCTGTCATGTTGCTGTAA